A single Lolium perenne isolate Kyuss_39 chromosome 6, Kyuss_2.0, whole genome shotgun sequence DNA region contains:
- the LOC127295725 gene encoding uncharacterized protein isoform X2, with protein sequence MATTLSLSSPLFLAAPPKARDVISLGVASAAPLRSTANLPCRGYFPGLAHGRKQQRRTSVVSVFGRKAKITRETVVPDPDYRLPIAILGIAGAFAYADNLLAAAPVGLLGLLLLFQEVKVGNQLQESGENVFVGGKNRWKYSTFVNWELWWPQFPILVYFKETQTKPEGQIHFFPVIFNGRQLYDTMVERAGPSETSGPNP encoded by the exons ATGGCGACCACTCTCTCGTTATCTTCTCCCCTCTTCCTCGCCGCTCCGCCCAAAG CTAGAGATGTGATTTCGCTTGGAGTGGCTTCAGCTGCTCCACTGCGGAGCACTGCAAATCTACCATGCAGGGGATATTTCCCTGGCCTGGCGCATGGCCGGAAGCAACAACGACGCACATCAGTAGTATCCGTG TTTGGGAGAAAGGCAAAGATCACCAGAGAAACAGTTGTCCCTGACCCAGACTACCGGTTACCGATTGCTATACTTG ggattgctggtgcatttgcatATGCGGACAACCTTCTTGCTGCTGCACCTGTAGGCCTTCTGGGGCTGCTTCTTTTGTTCCAG GAAGTGAAAGTGGGAAATCAGCTGCAGGAATCAGGCGAAAATGTTTTTGTTGGTGGCAAGAACCGTTGGAA GTACTCAACATTCGTGAACTGGGAACTATGGTGGCCACAATTCCCTATCCTGGTTTACTTCAAAGAGACCCAAACAAAACCCGAAGGCCAAATTCATTTCTTCCCTGTGATTTTC AACGGCCGGCAACTCTATGATACTATGGTGGAGCGTGCTGGACCTTCGGAAACAAGCGGGCCTAATCCCTGA
- the LOC127295725 gene encoding uncharacterized protein isoform X1 produces MATTLSLSSPLFLAAPPKARDVISLGVASAAPLRSTANLPCRGYFPGLAHGRKQQRRTSVVSVFGRKAKITRETVVPDPDYRLPIAILGIAGAFAYADNLLAAAPVGLLGLLLLFQTTRVRFVFDDEALEVKVGNQLQESGENVFVGGKNRWKYSTFVNWELWWPQFPILVYFKETQTKPEGQIHFFPVIFNGRQLYDTMVERAGPSETSGPNP; encoded by the exons ATGGCGACCACTCTCTCGTTATCTTCTCCCCTCTTCCTCGCCGCTCCGCCCAAAG CTAGAGATGTGATTTCGCTTGGAGTGGCTTCAGCTGCTCCACTGCGGAGCACTGCAAATCTACCATGCAGGGGATATTTCCCTGGCCTGGCGCATGGCCGGAAGCAACAACGACGCACATCAGTAGTATCCGTG TTTGGGAGAAAGGCAAAGATCACCAGAGAAACAGTTGTCCCTGACCCAGACTACCGGTTACCGATTGCTATACTTG ggattgctggtgcatttgcatATGCGGACAACCTTCTTGCTGCTGCACCTGTAGGCCTTCTGGGGCTGCTTCTTTTGTTCCAG ACTACTAGAGTTAGATTCGTCTTTGATGATGAGGCCCTG GAAGTGAAAGTGGGAAATCAGCTGCAGGAATCAGGCGAAAATGTTTTTGTTGGTGGCAAGAACCGTTGGAA GTACTCAACATTCGTGAACTGGGAACTATGGTGGCCACAATTCCCTATCCTGGTTTACTTCAAAGAGACCCAAACAAAACCCGAAGGCCAAATTCATTTCTTCCCTGTGATTTTC AACGGCCGGCAACTCTATGATACTATGGTGGAGCGTGCTGGACCTTCGGAAACAAGCGGGCCTAATCCCTGA
- the LOC127295725 gene encoding uncharacterized protein isoform X3, translating into MATTLSLSSPLFLAAPPKARDVISLGVASAAPLRSTANLPCRGYFPGLAHGRKQQRRTSVVSVFGRKAKITRETVVPDPDYRLPIAILGERWRDCWCICICGQPSCCCTCRPSGAASFVPGSESGKSAAGIRRKCFCWWQEPLEVLNIRELGTMVATIPYPGLLQRDPNKTRRPNSFLPCDFQRPATL; encoded by the exons ATGGCGACCACTCTCTCGTTATCTTCTCCCCTCTTCCTCGCCGCTCCGCCCAAAG CTAGAGATGTGATTTCGCTTGGAGTGGCTTCAGCTGCTCCACTGCGGAGCACTGCAAATCTACCATGCAGGGGATATTTCCCTGGCCTGGCGCATGGCCGGAAGCAACAACGACGCACATCAGTAGTATCCGTG TTTGGGAGAAAGGCAAAGATCACCAGAGAAACAGTTGTCCCTGACCCAGACTACCGGTTACCGATTGCTATACTTGGTGAGCGCTGGAG ggattgctggtgcatttgcatATGCGGACAACCTTCTTGCTGCTGCACCTGTAGGCCTTCTGGGGCTGCTTCTTTTGTTCCAG GAAGTGAAAGTGGGAAATCAGCTGCAGGAATCAGGCGAAAATGTTTTTGTTGGTGGCAAGAACCGTTGGAA GTACTCAACATTCGTGAACTGGGAACTATGGTGGCCACAATTCCCTATCCTGGTTTACTTCAAAGAGACCCAAACAAAACCCGAAGGCCAAATTCATTTCTTCCCTGTGATTTTC AACGGCCGGCAACTCTATGA